From one Deinococcus sp. JMULE3 genomic stretch:
- a CDS encoding acyl-CoA dehydrogenase family protein, with amino-acid sequence MTAPDSILSEAQAAVVARAAQAIREHGPACEAAQDVTPQAARALSESGYTRLTLPEARGGLGATLTQFARAQLTLGEAGAGLALVLAMHGHVTGAAFQGRTLPEPLLETLAGACGRGELLNALASEPELGSPSRGGLPRTRAEADGTGFESGGWRLTGRKTWSTGSRALTWAMVTAATPDGQVGRYLVNLRGPGVRTEPTWVNALALRGSGSHDVVFEGAPAVLHAPPAPAHPASSAWFWTAVAATYLGVGFAALHALREYAHARVPTALGAPIATLPRVQEQVGRIGAELLAAQALLLHATRAWDGQPGADTVPLIGAAKVVGTNAAVTATDLAVRAAGGAALTAALPLERLLRDARAGLTHPPGDDSALTAFGAALLSGRAP; translated from the coding sequence ATGACCGCACCCGATTCCATCCTCAGCGAGGCCCAGGCGGCCGTGGTGGCGCGCGCCGCGCAGGCGATCCGGGAGCACGGCCCGGCCTGCGAGGCGGCGCAGGACGTCACCCCGCAGGCCGCCCGCGCCCTGTCGGAGAGTGGGTACACGCGCCTCACGCTACCCGAAGCCCGTGGGGGGCTGGGCGCCACGCTGACGCAGTTCGCGCGGGCGCAACTGACCCTGGGCGAGGCCGGGGCCGGGCTGGCGCTGGTCCTGGCGATGCATGGGCATGTGACGGGCGCGGCCTTCCAGGGGCGCACGCTGCCGGAACCGCTGCTGGAGACGCTGGCCGGGGCGTGCGGGCGCGGCGAGCTGCTGAACGCCCTGGCGAGCGAGCCGGAACTGGGCAGTCCGTCGCGGGGTGGGCTGCCCCGCACCCGCGCCGAGGCGGACGGGACGGGCTTCGAGAGCGGCGGGTGGCGCCTCACGGGCCGCAAGACCTGGAGTACCGGCTCCCGCGCGCTGACCTGGGCGATGGTCACGGCGGCCACACCGGACGGGCAGGTGGGCCGGTACCTCGTGAATCTGCGCGGGCCGGGCGTGCGGACCGAGCCGACCTGGGTGAACGCCCTGGCGCTGCGCGGCAGTGGCAGTCACGACGTGGTGTTCGAGGGGGCTCCGGCGGTCCTGCACGCCCCCCCGGCCCCGGCGCACCCGGCGAGCAGCGCGTGGTTCTGGACGGCGGTGGCCGCGACGTACCTGGGGGTGGGCTTCGCGGCGCTTCACGCCCTGCGCGAGTATGCCCATGCGCGGGTGCCCACGGCGCTGGGCGCCCCGATCGCGACGCTGCCGCGCGTTCAGGAGCAGGTGGGGCGGATCGGCGCGGAGCTGCTGGCCGCGCAGGCGTTGCTGCTGCACGCCACGCGCGCCTGGGACGGGCAGCCCGGCGCGGATACCGTGCCGCTGATCGGCGCGGCGAAGGTCGTGGGGACGAACGCCGCCGTGACCGCCACCGACCTCGCGGTGCGCGCGGCGGGCGGCGCGGCCCTGACGGCGGCCCTGCCGCTGGAGCGGCTGCTGCGCGACGCCCGCGCGGGCCTGACCCACCCGCCCGGAGACGACAGCGCCCTGACGGCGTTCGGCGCGGCACTGCTGTCCGGACGTGCGCCCTGA
- a CDS encoding nucleoside/nucleotide kinase family protein, giving the protein MPDHMTLTVPQLVECARVLALPGQRRVLGLTGSPGAGKSTLAAALQSALGDQAALLPMDGFHLANEELRRLGRAGRKGAPDTFDVGGYAALLARVRAQEEDVVYAPRFDRHLEESIGSALPVPRAAPLVITEGNYLLLDGPWAAVREQLDEVWFLAPPDDLRRAHLIARHEAHGKGAQAARDWVQDVDDANARLIEAARDRADLIVTLDWT; this is encoded by the coding sequence ATGCCTGACCACATGACGCTGACCGTCCCGCAGCTGGTGGAGTGCGCCCGCGTCCTGGCCCTGCCGGGTCAGCGGCGCGTCCTGGGCCTGACCGGCAGTCCCGGCGCGGGGAAGTCCACGCTGGCGGCGGCCCTGCAGTCGGCGCTGGGGGATCAGGCGGCGCTGCTGCCCATGGACGGCTTTCACCTCGCCAACGAGGAACTGCGCCGCCTGGGGCGCGCCGGGCGCAAGGGCGCGCCGGACACCTTCGACGTGGGCGGCTACGCGGCGCTGCTCGCCCGCGTGCGGGCGCAGGAGGAGGACGTGGTGTACGCGCCGCGTTTCGACCGGCACCTGGAGGAGAGTATCGGCAGCGCCCTGCCCGTCCCGCGCGCGGCGCCGCTGGTGATCACCGAGGGGAACTACCTGCTGCTGGACGGCCCGTGGGCGGCCGTACGGGAACAGCTGGACGAGGTGTGGTTCCTGGCCCCGCCGGACGACCTGCGCCGCGCCCACCTGATCGCGCGGCACGAGGCGCACGGCAAAGGCGCGCAGGCCGCGCGGGACTGGGTGCAGGACGTGGACGACGCGAACGCCCGCCTGATCGAGGCGGCGCGGGACCGGGCCGACCTGATCGTGACGCTGGACTGGACCTGA
- the pstB gene encoding phosphate ABC transporter ATP-binding protein PstB, whose amino-acid sequence MTPILDAQNVNIYYGDKQAVRNVNLRVERGSVNALIGPSGCGKTTFLRAINRMHDLTPGARVEGTILLDGEDVYGSGVDPVTMRRRVGMVFQKPNPFPTMSVFENVVSGLKLAGMRDQKRLMEIAERSLRGAALWEEVKDRLKTPATGLSGGQQQRLCIARALAVEPEILLMDEPTSALDPASTAKIEDLMTDLKKVTTIIIVTHNMHQAARVSDTTSFFLNGDLVEHGVTDQIFTAPRDERTEAYVTGRFG is encoded by the coding sequence GTGACCCCCATCCTCGACGCCCAGAACGTCAACATCTACTACGGCGACAAACAGGCCGTGCGAAACGTCAACCTCCGCGTGGAACGCGGCAGTGTCAACGCCCTGATCGGCCCCAGCGGCTGCGGCAAGACCACCTTCCTGCGCGCCATCAACCGCATGCACGACCTCACGCCCGGCGCGCGGGTCGAGGGCACCATCCTCCTCGACGGCGAGGACGTGTACGGCAGCGGCGTCGACCCCGTCACCATGCGCCGCCGCGTCGGCATGGTCTTCCAGAAACCCAACCCCTTCCCGACCATGAGCGTCTTCGAGAACGTCGTCTCGGGCCTGAAACTCGCCGGGATGCGCGACCAGAAACGCCTGATGGAGATCGCCGAACGCTCCCTGCGCGGCGCGGCCCTCTGGGAGGAAGTCAAGGACCGCCTCAAGACCCCCGCCACCGGCCTGAGCGGCGGGCAGCAGCAGCGCCTGTGCATCGCCCGCGCGCTGGCCGTCGAACCCGAGATCCTCCTGATGGACGAACCCACCAGCGCCCTCGACCCCGCCAGCACCGCCAAGATCGAGGACCTGATGACCGACCTGAAAAAGGTCACGACCATCATCATCGTCACGCACAACATGCACCAGGCGGCCCGCGTGAGCGACACCACCAGCTTCTTCCTGAACGGCGACCTCGTCGAGCACGGCGTGACGGACCAGATCTTCACCGCGCCGCGCGACGAGCGCACCGAGGCGTACGTCACCGGCCGTTTCGGCTGA
- the pstA gene encoding phosphate ABC transporter permease PstA, with translation MSAATTPKSTRHQLSPARRAKNLVMGGLIVLATCIVVAPLILIFAYLIREGLGAMNLDFFTKVPAPEGETGGGLANAILGSIEMLAMASVLGVLVGVSGGIFLAEYPRHPLMPTIRMISDVLAGIPAIVMGLVAYGLIVLQFGFSGLAGAVALGFLMIPIVVRTTEEVLKLVPQTVREAGLALGLPKWLVTLRIVLPAAAGGIVTGVMLALARVAGEAAPLLFTAFGNSQINLDPTKPMSALPLEIYRGATSAYDENQRLAKAGALLLITLIFLTSLLARRASRRK, from the coding sequence ATGAGCGCCGCAACCACCCCCAAAAGCACCCGCCACCAGCTGAGTCCCGCCCGGCGCGCGAAGAACCTCGTCATGGGCGGCCTGATCGTCCTGGCGACCTGCATCGTCGTCGCGCCGCTGATCCTGATCTTCGCGTACCTGATCCGCGAGGGCCTGGGCGCCATGAACCTCGACTTCTTCACCAAGGTCCCCGCGCCCGAAGGGGAAACCGGCGGGGGACTGGCCAACGCGATCCTCGGCAGCATCGAGATGCTCGCCATGGCCAGCGTCCTGGGCGTGCTGGTCGGCGTGTCCGGCGGGATCTTCCTCGCCGAGTACCCCCGCCACCCGCTGATGCCCACCATCCGCATGATCAGCGACGTCCTCGCCGGGATTCCCGCGATCGTCATGGGCCTCGTCGCGTATGGCCTGATCGTCCTGCAGTTCGGCTTCTCGGGCCTCGCGGGCGCCGTCGCGCTGGGCTTCCTGATGATCCCCATCGTCGTGCGCACCACCGAGGAAGTCCTGAAACTCGTCCCGCAGACCGTCCGCGAGGCCGGACTGGCCCTGGGCCTGCCCAAGTGGCTGGTCACGCTGCGGATCGTGCTGCCCGCCGCCGCCGGCGGCATCGTCACCGGCGTGATGCTGGCCCTGGCCCGCGTCGCTGGTGAGGCCGCGCCGCTGCTGTTCACCGCGTTCGGCAACAGCCAGATCAACCTTGACCCGACCAAACCCATGAGCGCTTTGCCCCTGGAGATCTACCGCGGCGCGACCAGCGCCTACGACGAGAACCAGCGCCTCGCCAAGGCCGGCGCGCTGCTGCTGATCACCCTGATCTTCCTCACCAGCCTGCTGGCCCGCCGCGCCAGCCGCCGCAAATAA
- the pstC gene encoding phosphate ABC transporter permease subunit PstC — MFEGLILTLAAVIVLVFVLSVYQLGTESWPALQKFGLNFFTSRVWNPVTGEFGAAAMIAGTLVTSIAALAISVPLAIASALFVAEYAPKWLANPVGYLIELLAAVPSVVYGLWALFVIAPILGRWQTNFFTSPENVQTLTRCTELWNNNQTSLECFFVPSSAAGRGLALAIIILTVMILPYTASVARDVIRLVPQDQREAMYALGATKWEVISRAILPYARAGIMGGVILALGRALGETLAVAMVIGDSQDILKSIWGNASTMASVIANQFGDAQEALHRSSVVTLGLSLFFLSVVVNYIARLIIARLTPKGIQ; from the coding sequence GTGTTCGAGGGCCTGATCCTCACGCTGGCCGCCGTGATCGTGCTCGTGTTCGTCCTGAGCGTCTACCAGCTCGGCACCGAATCCTGGCCCGCCCTGCAGAAGTTCGGGCTGAACTTCTTCACCAGCCGCGTCTGGAATCCCGTCACCGGCGAGTTCGGCGCGGCCGCCATGATCGCCGGGACGCTGGTCACCAGCATCGCCGCGCTCGCCATCAGCGTGCCCCTGGCGATCGCCAGCGCGCTGTTCGTCGCCGAGTACGCCCCCAAGTGGCTCGCCAACCCGGTCGGCTACCTGATCGAACTGCTCGCCGCGGTGCCCAGCGTCGTGTACGGCCTGTGGGCGCTGTTCGTGATCGCCCCGATCCTCGGCAGGTGGCAGACGAACTTCTTCACCAGCCCCGAGAACGTCCAGACCCTGACGCGCTGCACCGAACTGTGGAACAACAACCAGACCAGCCTGGAATGCTTCTTCGTGCCCAGCAGCGCCGCCGGGCGCGGCCTGGCCCTGGCGATCATCATCCTGACCGTCATGATCCTGCCGTACACCGCGTCGGTCGCGCGGGACGTCATCCGCCTCGTGCCGCAGGACCAGCGTGAAGCGATGTACGCGCTGGGCGCCACGAAGTGGGAAGTCATCTCGCGGGCGATCCTTCCGTACGCCCGCGCGGGCATCATGGGCGGCGTGATCCTCGCGCTGGGCCGCGCGCTCGGCGAGACGCTGGCCGTCGCCATGGTCATCGGGGACAGCCAGGACATCCTCAAGAGCATCTGGGGCAACGCCAGCACCATGGCCTCCGTGATCGCCAACCAGTTCGGCGACGCGCAGGAAGCCCTGCACCGCTCCAGCGTGGTCACGCTCGGCCTGAGCCTGTTCTTCCTGAGCGTCGTCGTGAACTACATTGCCCGTCTGATCATCGCCCGCCTGACACCCAAGGGAATCCAGTGA
- the pstS gene encoding phosphate ABC transporter substrate-binding protein PstS, whose protein sequence is MKKIFVLAAALAVTTASAQSSLTGAGASFPFPLYSKMFAEYKSDTGVSVNYQSVGSGAGQKQITERTVDFAGSDNPMSDEAMKAAPAALLHIPTAIGAVVPAYNLPGVTAPLKFTGKVLADIYLGKIKTWNDKAIAAINPGVTIPPLPITVARRSDGSGTTYVFADYLSKVSSEWKSKVGVGNSLQWPVGTGAKGNDGVAGVVKSTPGAIGYVELVYAKQNKLPFGMVQNRAGKFVLADNGPAALAAKGVVIPADTRVSLTNSANADAYPIASFTYLIFYKEQNYSGRSQAQAAALKKLLTWMVTSGQQYNEALDYAKLPDTVVNKAKSIIGKMTYGGKKI, encoded by the coding sequence ATGAAGAAGATCTTCGTCCTCGCCGCCGCCCTCGCCGTGACCACCGCCAGCGCGCAGTCCAGCCTGACGGGCGCCGGGGCCAGCTTCCCCTTCCCCCTGTACAGCAAGATGTTCGCTGAGTACAAGAGCGACACCGGCGTCAGCGTGAACTACCAGTCCGTCGGCAGTGGCGCCGGGCAGAAGCAGATCACCGAACGCACCGTCGACTTCGCGGGCAGTGACAACCCCATGAGCGACGAGGCCATGAAGGCCGCCCCCGCCGCGCTGCTGCACATCCCCACCGCCATTGGCGCCGTCGTGCCCGCCTACAACCTCCCCGGCGTCACCGCGCCGCTGAAGTTCACCGGTAAGGTCCTGGCCGACATCTACCTCGGCAAGATCAAGACCTGGAACGACAAGGCTATCGCCGCCATCAACCCCGGCGTGACCATTCCCCCGCTGCCCATCACCGTGGCGCGCCGCAGTGACGGCTCCGGCACCACCTACGTGTTCGCCGACTACCTGAGCAAGGTCTCTTCCGAGTGGAAGAGCAAGGTCGGCGTGGGCAACAGCCTGCAGTGGCCCGTCGGCACCGGCGCCAAGGGCAACGACGGCGTCGCTGGCGTCGTGAAGAGCACCCCCGGCGCGATCGGCTACGTGGAACTCGTGTACGCCAAGCAGAACAAACTGCCCTTCGGCATGGTGCAGAACCGCGCCGGGAAGTTCGTGCTGGCCGACAACGGGCCCGCCGCGCTGGCCGCCAAGGGCGTCGTGATTCCCGCCGACACCCGCGTCAGCCTGACCAACAGCGCCAACGCCGACGCGTACCCCATCGCCAGCTTCACGTACCTGATCTTCTACAAGGAGCAGAACTACAGCGGCCGCAGCCAGGCCCAGGCCGCCGCGCTGAAGAAACTCCTGACCTGGATGGTCACGAGCGGCCAGCAGTACAACGAGGCGCTGGACTACGCGAAGCTGCCCGACACCGTGGTGAACAAGGCCAAGAGCATCATCGGCAAGATGACCTACGGCGGCAAGAAGATCTGA
- a CDS encoding S8 family serine peptidase has product MNPSRILPIVTLTALLAACSQNGSTPEAGQAPLLGTDTPGAIPGQYIVVLKNGERLSSQSVVSQLKLDPAGVRVQHVYTQVLQGFAATLSPANLQKLRADPRVKYVEQDGVATANLTQYSPPWGLDRIDQRNLPLNGQYVYNDTAPGVTAYIIDTGIRTTHTDFGGRAVWGTNTTGDGTNTDCNGHGTHVAGTTGGSWAGVAKGVRLVAVKVLGCSGSGTWSGVIAGINWAASNRTGPAVANMSLGGSANQSIDDAVTGAVNSGLTMVVAAGNNGANACNYSPARTPSALTVGNTTRTDARASSSNFGSCLDLFAPGTDIASDYHTSDTGTATLTGTSMASPHVAGAAALILSANPGFTPAQVASTLIANATTGVVTGAGTGSPNRLLFIPQPVVNSAPSASFAQSVSGLTATLTSTSTDPDNNIIAYSWNFGDGTTASGSSVSKTYAAAGTYTVTLTVTDAGGLSSTTSQTVTVSSGGNALPVASFTKTVTRLLGRVVANSTSYDPDGSIVSYLWDMGDGMTYTTPSVDHYYDMDGSYVIRLTVTDNSGATATTTQTVSVLPNGGCLRTAGGEAPDIIACP; this is encoded by the coding sequence ATGAACCCGTCCCGCATCCTCCCGATCGTCACCCTGACCGCCCTGCTCGCCGCGTGCAGCCAGAACGGCTCCACGCCCGAAGCCGGGCAGGCCCCCCTGCTGGGAACCGACACGCCGGGCGCCATCCCCGGCCAGTACATCGTCGTGCTCAAGAACGGCGAACGCCTGAGCAGCCAGTCCGTCGTCTCGCAGCTCAAGCTCGACCCTGCGGGCGTGCGCGTCCAGCACGTCTACACCCAGGTCCTCCAGGGCTTCGCGGCGACCCTCAGCCCCGCCAACCTCCAGAAGCTCCGCGCCGACCCGCGCGTGAAATACGTCGAGCAGGACGGCGTCGCCACCGCCAATCTCACCCAGTACAGCCCGCCCTGGGGCCTGGACCGCATCGACCAGCGCAACCTCCCCCTGAACGGCCAGTACGTCTACAACGACACCGCCCCCGGCGTCACCGCGTACATCATCGACACCGGCATCCGCACCACCCACACCGACTTCGGCGGCCGGGCCGTCTGGGGCACCAACACCACCGGGGACGGCACCAACACCGACTGCAACGGCCACGGCACCCACGTCGCCGGGACCACCGGCGGCAGCTGGGCCGGGGTCGCCAAGGGCGTGCGGCTGGTCGCCGTGAAGGTCCTGGGCTGCAGCGGCAGCGGCACCTGGTCCGGCGTGATCGCCGGGATCAACTGGGCCGCCAGCAACCGCACCGGTCCCGCCGTGGCGAACATGAGCCTGGGCGGCAGCGCCAACCAGTCCATCGACGACGCGGTGACCGGCGCCGTGAACAGCGGCCTGACCATGGTCGTCGCCGCCGGAAACAACGGCGCGAATGCCTGCAACTACAGTCCGGCCCGCACCCCGTCCGCCCTCACGGTCGGGAACACCACCAGAACCGACGCGCGCGCCAGCAGCAGCAACTTCGGCAGCTGCCTGGACCTCTTCGCGCCCGGCACCGACATCGCCAGCGACTACCACACCAGTGACACGGGCACTGCCACCCTGACCGGTACCAGCATGGCCTCCCCGCACGTCGCGGGCGCCGCTGCACTGATCCTCTCCGCGAACCCCGGCTTCACGCCCGCGCAGGTCGCCAGCACCCTGATCGCGAACGCCACCACGGGCGTCGTGACCGGGGCGGGGACCGGCAGCCCCAACCGCCTGCTGTTCATCCCGCAGCCCGTGGTGAACAGCGCGCCCAGCGCCAGCTTCGCCCAGAGCGTCAGCGGCCTTACGGCCACCCTGACCAGCACCAGCACCGACCCGGACAACAACATCATCGCGTACAGCTGGAACTTCGGGGACGGCACCACCGCCTCGGGCAGCAGCGTCAGCAAGACCTACGCCGCCGCCGGGACGTACACCGTCACCCTGACCGTCACCGACGCCGGGGGCCTGAGCAGCACCACCTCACAGACCGTGACGGTCAGCAGCGGCGGGAACGCCCTGCCGGTCGCCAGCTTCACGAAAACCGTCACCCGCCTGCTCGGGCGCGTCGTGGCGAACAGCACCAGCTACGACCCGGACGGCAGCATCGTCTCGTACCTGTGGGACATGGGCGACGGCATGACGTACACCACGCCCAGCGTCGACCACTACTACGACATGGACGGTTCCTACGTCATCCGCCTGACCGTGACCGACAACAGCGGCGCGACCGCCACCACCACCCAGACCGTCAGCGTGCTGCCCAACGGCGGTTGCCTGCGCACGGCGGGCGGCGAGGCCCCGGACATCATCGCCTGCCCCTGA
- the hpaI gene encoding 4-hydroxy-2-oxoheptanedioate aldolase: MNAPDLHNPLKAALARGEFQLGLWLALADPYSAEIIAGAGFDWLLIDGEHAPNDVRSTLLVLQALAAYPVTPIVRPPVGQTHLIKQYLDLGVQTLLVPMVESGAQARDLVAATRYPPRGVRGVGSAIARASRWNAVPDYLHRADEQVCLLVQVESAAGLVALDDILAVEGVDGVFIGPADLSASLGHLGNPAHPDVQAAILDAIRRTRAAGKAAGILCTEAQVAHYRAAGCTFIAAGVDTTLLARAARDLAGNIHGQTDGGGQSGPY; this comes from the coding sequence GTGAATGCCCCGGACCTGCACAACCCCCTGAAGGCGGCCCTGGCGCGCGGGGAGTTCCAGCTGGGCCTGTGGCTGGCGCTGGCCGACCCGTACAGCGCCGAGATCATCGCCGGGGCGGGCTTCGACTGGCTGCTGATCGACGGCGAACACGCGCCGAACGACGTGCGCAGCACCCTTCTGGTGCTCCAGGCGCTCGCGGCGTACCCGGTGACGCCCATCGTGCGGCCTCCCGTCGGGCAGACGCACCTGATCAAGCAGTACCTCGACCTGGGCGTGCAGACGTTGCTGGTCCCCATGGTGGAAAGCGGCGCGCAGGCCCGCGATCTCGTCGCCGCGACCCGCTACCCACCGCGTGGCGTGCGGGGCGTGGGTAGCGCCATCGCCCGTGCCTCGCGCTGGAATGCCGTGCCGGACTACCTGCACCGCGCCGACGAGCAGGTGTGCCTGCTGGTGCAGGTCGAGAGTGCCGCTGGTCTGGTCGCGCTGGACGACATCCTGGCCGTGGAGGGGGTGGACGGCGTGTTCATCGGCCCGGCGGACCTGAGCGCCAGCCTGGGCCACCTCGGGAACCCCGCGCACCCGGACGTGCAGGCCGCCATCCTGGACGCCATCAGGCGCACCCGCGCGGCGGGGAAGGCAGCCGGAATTCTCTGTACTGAAGCGCAGGTCGCGCACTACCGCGCGGCGGGCTGCACGTTCATCGCGGCGGGCGTGGACACCACCCTGCTCGCCCGCGCCGCCCGCGACCTGGCCGGGAACATTCACGGTCAGACCGATGGAGGCGGGCAGAGCGGTCCGTACTAG
- the hpaH gene encoding 2-oxo-hept-4-ene-1,7-dioate hydratase, whose amino-acid sequence MSGLSDAQVQDAARRLHAAEQSRVPMRQLSGQYPGLTIADAYRVQDAWVSHKLTQGRRVIGHKIGLTSRAMQQAVNIDEPDYGTLLDDMVFSELQPIPSGRFIVPRVEVELAFILGKDLRGPNVTVMDVLDATRWVVPAAEIIDARIERVDRETGATRKVTDTISDNAANAGIVLGGRPVRPTDVDLRWVGALLFRNGVIEETGVAAGVLNHPAEGVAWLANRLAPHGVTLRAGETVLAGSFVRPVDAAPGDLFHADYGPLGSVTLRFAR is encoded by the coding sequence GTGAGCGGCCTCAGTGACGCGCAGGTGCAGGACGCCGCGCGCCGCCTGCACGCCGCCGAGCAGTCCCGCGTGCCCATGCGGCAGCTGTCCGGCCAGTACCCCGGCCTGACGATCGCGGACGCGTACCGCGTGCAGGACGCCTGGGTGAGCCACAAGCTCACGCAGGGCCGCCGGGTGATCGGGCACAAGATCGGCCTGACGTCGCGCGCCATGCAGCAGGCCGTGAACATCGACGAACCCGACTACGGGACGCTGCTCGACGACATGGTGTTCAGCGAGCTGCAACCCATCCCGTCCGGGCGCTTCATCGTGCCGCGCGTGGAGGTGGAACTGGCGTTCATCCTCGGGAAGGACCTGCGCGGGCCGAACGTGACGGTCATGGACGTGCTGGACGCCACGCGCTGGGTGGTGCCCGCCGCGGAGATCATCGACGCGCGTATCGAACGCGTGGACCGCGAGACCGGCGCGACCCGCAAGGTGACGGACACCATCAGCGACAACGCCGCGAACGCCGGGATCGTGCTCGGCGGACGGCCCGTGCGGCCCACGGACGTGGACCTGCGCTGGGTGGGTGCGCTGCTGTTCCGCAACGGCGTGATCGAGGAGACCGGCGTGGCGGCCGGCGTCCTGAATCACCCGGCTGAGGGTGTGGCGTGGCTCGCCAACCGCCTCGCGCCGCACGGCGTGACCCTGCGGGCAGGGGAGACGGTGCTGGCCGGGTCGTTCGTGCGCCCGGTGGACGCCGCGCCCGGCGACCTGTTCCACGCGGATTACGGCCCGCTGGGTAGCGTCACCCTGAGGTTCGCGCGGTGA
- a CDS encoding 5-carboxymethyl-2-hydroxymuconate Delta-isomerase, protein MPHLTVEYTDNLTAPRVPELLRALNGVLLARPDVYPPGGIRARAHRLTEYVVADGAHDDAFVHVTLKIAAGRSETVKAETGAALFEVLKSHFASDVESRYLALSLEIAEFSEAGTFKHNNIHARYRREQA, encoded by the coding sequence ATGCCGCACCTGACTGTGGAGTACACCGACAACCTGACGGCGCCGCGCGTGCCGGAGCTGCTGCGCGCCCTGAACGGGGTGCTGCTGGCCCGCCCGGACGTGTATCCGCCGGGCGGCATCCGCGCCCGCGCGCACCGCCTGACCGAGTACGTCGTCGCGGACGGCGCGCATGACGACGCGTTCGTGCACGTCACACTGAAGATCGCCGCCGGGCGCAGCGAGACCGTGAAGGCCGAGACGGGCGCGGCGCTGTTCGAGGTGCTCAAGAGCCACTTCGCCAGCGACGTCGAGTCCCGGTACCTGGCGCTGTCGCTGGAGATCGCGGAGTTCAGCGAGGCCGGGACCTTCAAGCACAACAACATCCACGCCCGCTACCGCAGGGAGCAGGCGTGA
- a CDS encoding fumarylacetoacetate hydrolase family protein: protein MKTANFMARGRQHRGVLQGGLLIDAAGEAHRPDEVQFLLPVNPGKVIALALNYADHNAELGFKTPEEPVMFLKPNTSLLPHGGTVEYPRGAQFMHYEVELGIVIGRDARRVKAKDAEDYIGGYTIANDLVVRDYVSNYYRPPMRAKGWDTFGPLGPYLVSADEVPDPYNLGLRAFVNGELRQEGNTRDMILRGPELIEFMSRFMTLQAGDVILTGTPKGVSHVKPGDVMRLEIDGLGALENPVAWESEDAEPLIAQEGQRI from the coding sequence ATGAAAACTGCGAATTTTATGGCCCGTGGCCGTCAGCACCGTGGCGTGCTGCAAGGTGGCCTGCTGATCGACGCGGCGGGTGAGGCGCACCGTCCGGACGAGGTGCAGTTCCTGCTGCCGGTGAATCCCGGCAAGGTGATCGCGCTGGCGCTGAATTACGCCGATCACAATGCGGAGCTGGGCTTCAAGACGCCGGAGGAGCCGGTGATGTTCCTGAAGCCGAATACCAGTCTGCTGCCGCACGGCGGGACGGTGGAGTACCCGCGTGGGGCGCAGTTCATGCACTACGAGGTGGAACTGGGCATCGTGATCGGCCGGGACGCGCGGCGCGTGAAGGCGAAGGACGCCGAAGACTACATCGGCGGGTACACGATCGCGAACGATCTGGTGGTGCGGGATTACGTGAGCAACTATTACCGCCCGCCCATGCGCGCCAAGGGCTGGGATACGTTCGGGCCGCTGGGGCCGTACCTCGTGTCGGCGGACGAGGTGCCGGACCCGTACAACCTGGGCCTGCGCGCGTTCGTGAACGGGGAGCTGCGGCAGGAGGGCAACACGCGCGACATGATCCTGCGCGGGCCGGAACTGATCGAGTTCATGAGCCGTTTCATGACCCTGCAGGCGGGCGACGTGATCCTGACCGGCACGCCGAAGGGCGTGTCGCACGTGAAGCCGGGCGACGTGATGCGCCTGGAGATCGACGGGCTGGGCGCGCTGGAGAACCCGGTGGCCTGGGAGTCGGAGGACGCCGAGCCGCTGATCGCGCAGGAAGGGCAGCGGATCTGA